ACGATTTGGGGAGATTTCTCCGGCGCGGTGCGCTTCAGCTTCCACTGATAGAACAGTCCTAACAACTGGATGGTCAAAAGCGGTGTCATCGCCACCATCGCCACAACGCCGAATGCATCGGTAATCACATTGCCGCCCAAGGCTTCACAGGCACCCATGGCAAAGGGCAGCAAAAATGTGGCGGTCATGGGGCCGGATGCCACGCCGCCAGAGTCAAAGGCGATGGCAGTAAACATGCTGGGGACCAGAAAGGATAGAATCAATGCCGCCAAGTAGCCAGGTATCAGGAACCAGAAGATGGAAATACCGGTCAGCACCCGGGTCATGGCAAGACCAATGGAGACGGCCACACCGATAGACAAGCTGGTACTCATGGCCTTGCCGGGAATGGCGCCGGAGGTGATTTCCTCCACCTGCTTATTCAGAACATGGACGGCGGGTTCCGCCTGGACAATGAACCAGCCCATCAGCATACCAATGGGGATGAGAATCCAGTGATAGGAGAGGGCGGCAATCTGCTGGCCCAGATAACTGCCCGCCGGGGAAAAGCCCACATTGACCCCTGTGAGGAAAAGGACTAATCCAAAGTAAGTATAAAGGAGACCAACCACAATTTTCAACACTTTTTTTCGGGAAAGGTGCAAAGAGACCACTTGAAAAATGGCGAAGAATGCGCCGATGGGCGCAAGACATACCGCCACCTCGTGAAAATACTTTGGAAAAGCCACGGCAAACAGACTCCACAGGGCACGGGTATCTGTCACAGCTGGGACCTCCGCCGGCGTATAGGCTCCTGAGGCGGGATAGACCAGCGCCAAGATTAACACGGCCAAAATGGGGCCAATGGAGCACAGAGCCACCAGGCCAAAGCTATCTTGGGCGGCGTTTTCATCGCTGCGGATAGAGGCTACACCCAGGCCCAGGGCCATGATGAAAGGGACCGTCATGGGGCCGGTGGTGACGCCACCGGAATCAAAGGCAATGGCAAGAAAATCCTTTGGCACAAAAAGAGAGAGGGCGAAAACCACGATATAAAAGCCCACCAGCATCCACTGCAGGGGAACCCGAAAGAGGATGCGCAGCAGGGAAATCACCAGGAAGGCCCCGACACCAATCGCCACAGCGCCCACCAGAACGGCGTTGGGGACGCTGGGCACCTGCTCCGCCAGAACCTGCAGGTCCGGCTCTGACACCGTGACGATAACGCCGATTAAAAAGCTGATGGTAATGACCACCCACAGCTTTCTTGACCTGGTCATATGAGCGCCCACCCGCTCACCAATGGGAGTCATAGCTGTCTCGGCCCCTAGAGTGAAAAGGGCCATACCAAAGATCAGCAGGACAGCTCCCACTAGAAACGTCAATAACGTGTCTGGCGGTATCGGTGAAATCGTGAAGCACAATACCAGCACAATGGCTGTAATGGGCAGCACAGAGGCAAGGGCCTCTCTGGCCTTTTCGTATAAAATGGTTTTCGTCTGTCCCAAATGGTTCTGCCAACTCTGCCGCATACCCTGCATGCCGTCACCTCTTCATATGGTCGTTGGATGCCCCTGCGATGTTCTTGGTCAGATTGATCAACAGGAAAACATACGCAGCTGCATTTTATATTAATACAATCTTAATATAGCATAGAATTTCAAGAGGGTTCAAGAAAGCGCGTTTCATTTTAACAGTTTTTTCACAGAAAGGTGGACCTATCTTGTCGAAAGAGCCGCTTTAAGTTCTATCTTAAAATGAAAGACAGCAACATCCAAAAAGGAAAAGCTCAGTCTATTTTACTAAAGGAATCGCCCACATTTTACAGATTCTTTGCTTTCTTCATGAAATTCATATTTTTTTGTTTCCCCGGCTTCTCAATGTTCCACATACCATATATAATAAAATATCATAGTTCTGCCTGAGATCAGAGAACTTTATAAAGGAGAGATGACATGGATATTTTCTCTGTCTTTACCCTCTGCGGCGGCCTAGCCTTTTTTCTGTACGGCATGACCACCATGTCCAAGAGCCTGGAAAAGATGGCTGGAGGCCGACTGGAGCAAATGCTTAAGCGCATGACCGCCAGCCCTCTGAAGAGCCTGCTGCTGGGCGCAGGGATTACCATTGCCATTCAGTCATCCTCCGCCATGACCGTGATGCTGGTGGGGCTGGTGAACTCCGGCGTCATGGAGCTGGGGCAGACCATCGGCGTCATTATGGGGTCCAATATCGGCACCACGCTGACTGCGTGGATTTTGGCCATGACGGGCATTGAGAGTGAGAATGTCTTTGTCAACCTGCTCAAGCCGGAGAACTTCTCTCCTCTGCTGGCGCTGGCGGGCATCATCTTGATCATGGGCTCAAAGAAACAGCGCCGCCGGGATATGGGCCGCATCATGGTGGGCTTTTCCATCCTGATGTACGGCATGGAGCTGATGAAACAGGCCGTCAGTCCTCTGGCAGATATGCCGGAGTTTTCCAGCCTCCTGACGGCGTTCAACAACCCGCTTCTGGGCGTTCTGGTGGGCGCGGTATTCACGGGTGTGATTCAATCCTCCGCAGCCTCTGTGGGCATTTTGCAGGCGTTGGCACTGACCGGGTCCATTACATATGGAATAGCGATCCCCGTGATTATGGGGCAGAATATCGGCACCTGTGTCACGGCGCTGATCAGCTCTATCGGCGTCAACCGAAACGCGAGGCGGGTGGCGGTCATTCATATTTCCTTTAACATTATCGGCTCTGCCGTGTGTTTACTCTTGTTTTATGGCGGCGATATTCTGTTCCACTTCCAGTTTTTGAACTACACCGTGGGCGCGCTGGGAATTGCCGCTTGCCACACCATTTTCAATGTATTCACCACGTTGATGCTGCTGCCTTTCTCTCGCCAGCTGGAAAAGCTGGCGAGAGCCGTGATCCGTGGCGAGAACAAGGCGGAGGAGTTTGCCTTTCTGGACCCGCTTCTGCTGCACACCCCCAGTGTTGCCATCAGCGAATGTGTGGCCATGAGCAACCGCATGGGTGAGGTCGCCAGAGAGAATGTGCATTTGGCCCTTTGTCAGCTGTCTGATTACAGCAATGCCCGGGAGTCTGAGATTCTTGCCAATGAGGACAAGCTGGACATCTATGAGGACCGGCTGGGCAGCTATTTGGTCCAGATTTCCCAGCATGGTGTATCCATGAATGATATCCGAACGGTGTCCCGCCTGCTCCATGCGATCGGGGATTTTGAGCGGATTGGCGACCATGCATTGAATCTGCAGGAGTCCGCGCAGGAGCTTCATGAAAAGGAACTTCACTTTTCGGAGCCTGCGAATGAAGAGCTGCAGGTACTGCTGGCGGCAATGGATGAGATCATGGAGAAAGCCTTTGGGAGTTTCCAGCAGGACAGCGCTGCGATGGCGGTGGAGGTGGAGCCCCTGGAGGAGACAATTGACCGTCTGATTGAAGAAATTCGCATGCAGCACATCCGCCGCCTGCAGACTGGCGCATGCACCATTCAGTTGGGCTTTGTGTTCAATGACCTGCTGACCAATTTGGAGCGGGTCAGCGATCACTGCTCCAACATTGCTGTTTCCATCATTGAGGAGCAGGGAGACCAGGTAGACCGCCATACCTACATCAACGAGCTGAAGGAGGAGAGTGCCTTCAACATGCGGCTCAAGGATAACCTCCAGAAGTACCAGCTCCCAAAAGGCTGATGGACAAGCCCCGCGCCCACGGCGCGGGGCTTTTGACTGCGGTGGCGCAGACGAATACTGCCGGATAGATTACGGTCCAGGGCGGAGAGCCGCACGTATAAAAGATACGCAGATGGGAAATCCTACCGCTACCAATCAAATGAGGAGGATTCCGCCATGTCTGTGGATTTCAAGGACAGCGAGACATTGAAAAATTTAATGCGAGCCTTTGCTGGAGAGAGCCAGGCCCGGAACCGGTATACTTTTGCAGCATCTCTGTGCAAAAGCCAGAAGCTCCACGTTTTAGAAGCGGTTTTCCAGTTTACAGCGGGACAGGAAAAGGAGCACGCCGAAATCTTTTACAACCATATGAAGGAAATGGCCGGCAGTACCATCCAGATTGACGGCGGCTATCCCGTGGATATTACCAACGATGTGACGGAGCTGCTGCGAATGGCCCAGCATAACGAATATGAGGAGCACGATCCTGTCTATCGCTCCTTTGGGGAGACTGCAAAAGCGGAGGGCTTTCCTAAAATTGCCGCGTCCTTTTTGCAGATAGCGCCCATTGAGCAGGGGCACGGCAACCGCTTCGGCCACTTGGCAGACCTGTTGGAGAGCGGGAAGCTTTTTGTATCTGATGTGAAGTGCGCCTGGATGTGCCTGAACTGCGGCCATGTACAGGAGAGCCTGGAGGCGCCGAAGGTCTGTCCTGTCTGCGACCATGACCAGGGCTATTTCATTCGGTTGGAAATGGCACCGTATGCCGGTGGATTACTAAAACCATAAAGAGAAATCAGCCTTCATGCGCCCAAGACGCAGACAGGATGGATCAAGCCTTGACTGCGTCTCGGTTCTTTTAGACCCGCCCGCAGCAGGTTGCTTGTGTTAATGCGTTTGGAAATTAAAAAACCGCCTCCCACGCAGGGAGGCGGTTTTCTCTGTTTATTTCTTCAGATAGAAGGATTGCTTGGCCTGGATCAGCTGGCAGATCACCTCGTTATAGGGCGTGGGAATTCCAGCCTCTTTGCCGGTTTTGACCACGGCGCCGTTGATGATCTTGATCTCAGTCTCCCGCTGGCGGGTGACATCCTGCAGCATGGAGGAGCGGTTGGTGCCGGTGGCGATGGCTACGTCAAAGGCGTTTTTCAGCTCCGCCTCCACATCAAAATGGCAGCCGGTGGCGTTAGCGACAGCGACAGCCTCGCGGACCATGTTCTCCGCCAGGGTGTGCTCATAGGGATTCTCCGCAACCGTGGCGTTGGTCTGGTCCAGCAGAGCGGTGATGGCATTGATGGCGATGTTGGCGAACAGCTTGTGCCAGATCAGCTGCATCACATTCTCGTGGGCAGCGGCTTCAAAGCCGGCCTGACGCAGAGCGTCCGCCACCTTCTCTGCATTGGCGTAGGGCCCCTTCAGGGTGCCCACATTGGTGATGCCGCGGCCGGTGTGGCGCACGTGGCCCGGCTCCAGGAAGGTGCAGCCGTGAGCGGTCGTACCACAGCAGATCTGCTCCTCAGGCACCACCTTGGCGATCTCATCATAGTTGCCGATACCGTTCTGCAGAGAGAGCACGATGGTGTCCTTACCGATCATGGTCTTGGCGTTTTTCAGCGCGTCCTCCAGCAGCATGTACTTGACAAATACGATCAGCAGGTCCACAGGGCCGATTTCGCTGGGGTCTGTGGTGGCGTATTTCGGCGTAAACACAGCGGTTTCACCCTCCGGCTCATCCAGACGGATGCCGTTGGCGCGGATCGCCTCAATATGCTCCTTCCACACGTCGCAGACATAGACCTCATGTACCTTGCTGAGGTAGCCACCGTAAAGACTGCCCATGGCGCCGCAGCCTAAAAGACCGATCTTCATATACAATTCCTCCTCGTTTCATTTTGTAGGGGTTTCTTCCTCTGTATCTTAGCAAATGCCAGAAAAATTATCAAGGGGTCAGACCACCGAAAACAAAAATTTTTCGGTGCTTAGCGCAAATATGCGGCCCCCTCCCAAAATCAAGGAGGGGGCCGGAATCCTTACATGAAAAAGCCTAGAATCACATAGAGCACCATGGAAATGCCGGCAAAACAGCACACATAGGGCATCTGAGTCTTGACGTGGTCGATGATGTTGCAGCCGGTGGTGGCGCAGGACATGATGGTGGTATCAGAGATGGGAGAGGCGTGGTCGCCGAAGATGGAGCCACCGAACATAGCGCCCGCCACCAGGGGGATGCTGGTGCCCATGTTGGCAGCCATGGGCAGGGCGATGACGGCCATGATGGCCATGGTGCCCATGGAAGTGCCGGTGGAGAAGGACAGCAGCATGGAAATGATGAAGGTCAGCAGGGGCAGCAGGGCGGGGGTCAGCACGCCCAGGAAGATCGAGGAGAGGTAGTTGCCGGTGTCCAGGCCGCTGACCAGGGACCCCATCGTCAAGCCGAAGAGCAGCACGCAGGCAATGGGCAGCATGGTGGACATGCCATGAATCAGCTCGCTGACCAGTTGATCCAAGGTAAAGAGCTTTTCCACCATGCACATTACAGAGACCACCAGCACGGAAACCATGCAGCCCCAGAGCAGAGACTGCATGCCGTCGCCCTGGGTGGGGTTGCCGCCGCCGGTCACACACAGCACCGCCAGAATGGTGCCCACCATCGTGGCCATCGGAATCAGCATGTTCTTGGCCCGGGGCTTCACGCCGCTGACAGGGGCGGAGGACTCTTTGGCATCATGGGCGGCGGAGGCGGGGTCATCCAGCTCGCCAGTGCGGTTGACTCTCTCCTCGGCCCTCTTCATGGGACCGAAGTCCAGGGAGAAGACAGCAGAAACAAAGGCGAAGAGCACCGCGATGATGCAGTAGAAGTTCAGGGGGATGGACTGGATCAGCGTGTTGATGGCGGACTCCTCCGCCACGCCGCCAGAGGTGAGGTAGCCGGTCATGGAGGCCAGCCAGCCGCTTAAGGGGAAGAGCACGCACCAGGGCGTGGAGGTGGTATGTACCAGGAAGGCGGCCTTCTCATGGGAGAGCCTCATGCTGTCGTTTAAGGGGCGGGCCACAGAGCCTGTGACCATACAGCTCAGGGAGCCGGAGGTGAACACCACGATACCCAGCACCCAGGTGAAGAGAGCCGCCGCCCGCTTGGATTTGATGACGCCCCGCTTTTTCACCATGATGTCCACAAACCCCTCGATGCCGCCGGAGCGCTCAATGAGATAGATGAGGGCGCCAATGAGCAGCATGGACATGAGGACAATGGTGTTGCTGTTGCTCTCGAAGGTATGGACGAGGCTGTAAAAAGTGTCATTGATGCCGGTGAACAGGTGAAAATCAGCCAAAATCCACGATGCGAGGAAAATACCAATGATGAGGGCGATGAACACATTCTTGATGGCCAGCGCCAGGGCAATCGTCACCAGCGGGGGGACGATGGACCAAAACCCATATTCCATAAAAAACCTCCCTGCGCCGATGGGCGCAACTTCATTCTGCGGCCACACACAGGCCGTCTGTTCATAGCTTCCGGACAGAGCGGCCCAGGTCACCCCGGACCACGCGGCAGTCCCTGGCCGCAAGCTCTCCGCCGATGAACACATAGTCGATGCCCTCTCCCGGCGACGTGGGCTGGTCAAAGGTGGCATGGTCCCGGACCCGGTCCGGGTCGAAGATCACCACGTCCGCGTCGGCACCCACTTGGAGACTGCCCTTGTTGGAAAGCCCCAGCTTGTCCGCCGGCATGGCTGTCATCATCCGAACGGCCTCATAGAGAGACAGCTTTCCCGTCCGGACAAACTGCGCCAGCAGGCGGGGGAAGGAGCCGGCAGCCCGGGGATGGCCCTGCCCGCCATTCATGATGCCGTCGCTTCCCAGCATGACGCCGGGATGGCGCAGGGCCATGTCCACGTCAGACTCCTGCATCACATAGCAGACGGTAAGGCACTCCGGCCAATCCCGCCGCACCTCCTCAAAAATCTCCCGGGTGCAGCGCCGGCCTTTGTAGCGCCCTTCGCATAGTTCCACCACGTCATAGCCGCAGTGATACCGCTCCAGCCAGCCCTCGTCGTAGGTGGTGGAGCCGATGGCAGTGGAGAAGGCGTAGTAGGGATAGCAGTCGCAGCTCACCCGCAGGCCGTTCATCCGGTAGCTGTCCACCATACGCAAAAAGGCTTCCATCTGGCCGAAGCCCGCCATAGAGCCGATGTGGGAGACCTGCACGGGAAGCCCCAATGCCGCGCCCACGTCCAGAAATTCCCGGGCGGCGTCAAAGACCTCGGCGGCGTCGCTGCGGATGTGGGCGGCGATTAATCCGTCCCGCCCCCGGCAGACGGCGGCGGTCCGCTCCAGTTCCCGCCGGTCAATCCCCGGCACATAGCGGATGCCGTAGGAGATGCCAAAGCAGCCCTGATCCAGCGCCCGGATAAAGGCAGCCTCCATCGTGGTGAGCTCTGCCTCACTGACGGGGGTATACTTGTCCATGTGGCCGCAAGCCTCCCGCATATAGGCGTGACCCGCCAGCATGGCGACATTCACAGCGGCGCCGTCCCGGTCGATCAGGTCCAGATAGTCCCCGGGATCGGCACGGTTGATGCCGCACTGCCCGGCCAGGACCGTGGTGACACCCATACGCAGCATGCAGGGAAAGATGGCGGTGGCATCATCCCGCACCAGATGACCGTCAGGCCCCACCGGGTCCTCATGCATGTGGATATCCACAAAGCCGGGAGTCACGACCCGGCCCGCAGCATCAATGACCTGATCAGCCTCAGGTTGGCTCTCAGTGATAGCCGCCACCCTGCCGTCCTGCAGCAGCAGGTTTAGTTGGGAGCAGATCTGGTTTCTGGGGTCGATGACCAGACCGCCTTTGATTAACGTGCTCATGAAAAGGATTCATCCTCTCTATGACTGTCTGCTGGCAGCCACATATTGATATCATAGAATAGCAGACTTTTCGTGAAAAATCAATCGGCAGTCTGCACGGAATGCCACTGAAGAAAAGACCCTGTCCGGCCCTTGAAGGGAATCGGGCAAGGAATCGCTGAGGCTGCACGACAGCCCTATGGCGATTGGGCGAAATGAAAGGCAGGACCTCTGGGCAAAGACGCCTCATCGATCCTGCCTTTCCCGGTACTGCAATGGTGTCATACCGGTGTACTTTTTGAAGATCCGAAAAAAGGACTGCAAGTTGTTGAAGCCGACCTGGAACCCAATCTCCTTGACAGATAAGTCTCCACGGGCGGAGAGCAGTTCCTGGGACAGCTTGACACGGCTGGAATTCAGATAGTCAATGTAGCTGGCACCGTAGTGCTGGCGAAAGACCCGGCTTACATAGGTGGGGCTGTAATTGACATATTCCGAGATGGAGGACAGGGAGATATCCTGGGTCAGATTGTTGTCGATATACGCCTTGATCCGCTCCGCGTTTTGACGGACGCGGTCGGAAGAAGTGCGCCTCATGGCTTCCGCCGTGCGCATGCACAGCTCTGTCAGCCAGACTTCCATATCCGGAAGGGTTGCCTTCTTGGAAAGCTCGGACTCCAGCTCCGCCGGAGGTTCCAGTGGGAGCTGCGCGGACTGAATGATTTCCCCAATGCCGGAGGTCAAATACTGCAGAACGGCCCGGACCTGTTTTGGAGGGACCTGCTGCTGGGAGGCAAAGGTGCGGAAAATTTCCTGGAGCAGATGGACTGCGCCCCTCCCATCTCCCGTCCGAACACGATTGACAACCTGATGCACGGTTTCAAAATCATAGTAAATCTGGTGGGGCTCCACCTGCACTTCTTCAAAATCAATGATGCTGCCCTGCCCCCGATACAGCTTGTAAGCCAGGGCCGCTTTTGCCCGCTGGCAGGAGAGGGGCAGGTCTTCCACACAGCGGCAGATCTGGCCGATTCCCAGCGTCACAGTGATCGGCCAAAGCCCCTCCAGCTCCTCCCGAATCTCCTCGGCCAATGCTCGGAAACTCTGCTTTCCGATCTCTGGCGGCTCCTCCGAGTGAAGATTGCAGATGATAAGGAGGGTTTCATCATTGAGCTCTGTGGCCGCACAGTAGGCGATGCTGCTGGCACAGGCGGAGATTTGCGCCTGCATTTGCGCTTTGAGCTCCTGCTTTTCCTGCTCGGAATAGGGCAGGGCATAGTAGTTGTCAATCTGTAGGAAAAAGGCGTTGAAAAGCGTCGCCTGGAAGGGAACCTCCAAAATACGCACTTGATATAAAACTTCGTCCCGGGAAATTTGCGTGCTGTCTGCCAGGGAGACCAGGAATTTTTTCAGGAGCAGAGGTCGGATCGCCTCTACCTGTTCATAGACCTCATCCCGTTGGTTAAGAAGCTGATCGTAATAGCCCGCAAGACGCTGGTACTCATCCTGGGAGGTCTCTGCTTCCGGCTCTGGAAGTGCGGAAATTAGCTGCTCCAAAGGGCTATACAGGACCTTGGTGCTTTGATAAGCCAACAGTAAGCCGATGACACA
This genomic window from Pusillibacter faecalis contains:
- a CDS encoding Na+/H+ antiporter NhaC family protein, which codes for MEYGFWSIVPPLVTIALALAIKNVFIALIIGIFLASWILADFHLFTGINDTFYSLVHTFESNSNTIVLMSMLLIGALIYLIERSGGIEGFVDIMVKKRGVIKSKRAAALFTWVLGIVVFTSGSLSCMVTGSVARPLNDSMRLSHEKAAFLVHTTSTPWCVLFPLSGWLASMTGYLTSGGVAEESAINTLIQSIPLNFYCIIAVLFAFVSAVFSLDFGPMKRAEERVNRTGELDDPASAAHDAKESSAPVSGVKPRAKNMLIPMATMVGTILAVLCVTGGGNPTQGDGMQSLLWGCMVSVLVVSVMCMVEKLFTLDQLVSELIHGMSTMLPIACVLLFGLTMGSLVSGLDTGNYLSSIFLGVLTPALLPLLTFIISMLLSFSTGTSMGTMAIMAVIALPMAANMGTSIPLVAGAMFGGSIFGDHASPISDTTIMSCATTGCNIIDHVKTQMPYVCCFAGISMVLYVILGFFM
- a CDS encoding DUF1538 domain-containing protein, with translation MRQSWQNHLGQTKTILYEKAREALASVLPITAIVLVLCFTISPIPPDTLLTFLVGAVLLIFGMALFTLGAETAMTPIGERVGAHMTRSRKLWVVITISFLIGVIVTVSEPDLQVLAEQVPSVPNAVLVGAVAIGVGAFLVISLLRILFRVPLQWMLVGFYIVVFALSLFVPKDFLAIAFDSGGVTTGPMTVPFIMALGLGVASIRSDENAAQDSFGLVALCSIGPILAVLILALVYPASGAYTPAEVPAVTDTRALWSLFAVAFPKYFHEVAVCLAPIGAFFAIFQVVSLHLSRKKVLKIVVGLLYTYFGLVLFLTGVNVGFSPAGSYLGQQIAALSYHWILIPIGMLMGWFIVQAEPAVHVLNKQVEEITSGAIPGKAMSTSLSIGVAVSIGLAMTRVLTGISIFWFLIPGYLAALILSFLVPSMFTAIAFDSGGVASGPMTATFLLPFAMGACEALGGNVITDAFGVVAMVAMTPLLTIQLLGLFYQWKLKRTAPEKSPQIVTDEEIIDL
- the rbr gene encoding rubrerythrin; translation: MSVDFKDSETLKNLMRAFAGESQARNRYTFAASLCKSQKLHVLEAVFQFTAGQEKEHAEIFYNHMKEMAGSTIQIDGGYPVDITNDVTELLRMAQHNEYEEHDPVYRSFGETAKAEGFPKIAASFLQIAPIEQGHGNRFGHLADLLESGKLFVSDVKCAWMCLNCGHVQESLEAPKVCPVCDHDQGYFIRLEMAPYAGGLLKP
- a CDS encoding N-acyl-D-amino-acid deacylase family protein; translated protein: MSTLIKGGLVIDPRNQICSQLNLLLQDGRVAAITESQPEADQVIDAAGRVVTPGFVDIHMHEDPVGPDGHLVRDDATAIFPCMLRMGVTTVLAGQCGINRADPGDYLDLIDRDGAAVNVAMLAGHAYMREACGHMDKYTPVSEAELTTMEAAFIRALDQGCFGISYGIRYVPGIDRRELERTAAVCRGRDGLIAAHIRSDAAEVFDAAREFLDVGAALGLPVQVSHIGSMAGFGQMEAFLRMVDSYRMNGLRVSCDCYPYYAFSTAIGSTTYDEGWLERYHCGYDVVELCEGRYKGRRCTREIFEEVRRDWPECLTVCYVMQESDVDMALRHPGVMLGSDGIMNGGQGHPRAAGSFPRLLAQFVRTGKLSLYEAVRMMTAMPADKLGLSNKGSLQVGADADVVIFDPDRVRDHATFDQPTSPGEGIDYVFIGGELAARDCRVVRGDLGRSVRKL
- a CDS encoding Na/Pi cotransporter family protein — its product is MDIFSVFTLCGGLAFFLYGMTTMSKSLEKMAGGRLEQMLKRMTASPLKSLLLGAGITIAIQSSSAMTVMLVGLVNSGVMELGQTIGVIMGSNIGTTLTAWILAMTGIESENVFVNLLKPENFSPLLALAGIILIMGSKKQRRRDMGRIMVGFSILMYGMELMKQAVSPLADMPEFSSLLTAFNNPLLGVLVGAVFTGVIQSSAASVGILQALALTGSITYGIAIPVIMGQNIGTCVTALISSIGVNRNARRVAVIHISFNIIGSAVCLLLFYGGDILFHFQFLNYTVGALGIAACHTIFNVFTTLMLLPFSRQLEKLARAVIRGENKAEEFAFLDPLLLHTPSVAISECVAMSNRMGEVARENVHLALCQLSDYSNARESEILANEDKLDIYEDRLGSYLVQISQHGVSMNDIRTVSRLLHAIGDFERIGDHALNLQESAQELHEKELHFSEPANEELQVLLAAMDEIMEKAFGSFQQDSAAMAVEVEPLEETIDRLIEEIRMQHIRRLQTGACTIQLGFVFNDLLTNLERVSDHCSNIAVSIIEEQGDQVDRHTYINELKEESAFNMRLKDNLQKYQLPKG
- a CDS encoding ketopantoate reductase family protein; amino-acid sequence: MKIGLLGCGAMGSLYGGYLSKVHEVYVCDVWKEHIEAIRANGIRLDEPEGETAVFTPKYATTDPSEIGPVDLLIVFVKYMLLEDALKNAKTMIGKDTIVLSLQNGIGNYDEIAKVVPEEQICCGTTAHGCTFLEPGHVRHTGRGITNVGTLKGPYANAEKVADALRQAGFEAAAHENVMQLIWHKLFANIAINAITALLDQTNATVAENPYEHTLAENMVREAVAVANATGCHFDVEAELKNAFDVAIATGTNRSSMLQDVTRQRETEIKIINGAVVKTGKEAGIPTPYNEVICQLIQAKQSFYLKK
- a CDS encoding helix-turn-helix domain-containing protein, coding for MQNNQEKTRNSVFIKTLRRGVLCSLIPLLFMSTCIFVLDLQRSLEQLGSVTVNMLAQSDQMVHYMMEDVMRSISTLAKDPSVVDFSMRPYLRDTERNSNLCTLLSTLSDSYSYVEESILYSPYESLQISSSGLIAYGLQEELSDNFQQAKDTCTACMQISSVEGGMQKMFLTIGIPAYSNDPQAIAVLQIDPGAFFTLSMGGDLKDNIKRNLYISDRDGNLLFSDQELEFSQKITLPHSDLSTGSHLTLAGSALLRYSVFTNPQLGWRYTYVTGALSGNNSWLPLVIPLLISVLASCVIGLLLAYQSTKVLYSPLEQLISALPEPEAETSQDEYQRLAGYYDQLLNQRDEVYEQVEAIRPLLLKKFLVSLADSTQISRDEVLYQVRILEVPFQATLFNAFFLQIDNYYALPYSEQEKQELKAQMQAQISACASSIAYCAATELNDETLLIICNLHSEEPPEIGKQSFRALAEEIREELEGLWPITVTLGIGQICRCVEDLPLSCQRAKAALAYKLYRGQGSIIDFEEVQVEPHQIYYDFETVHQVVNRVRTGDGRGAVHLLQEIFRTFASQQQVPPKQVRAVLQYLTSGIGEIIQSAQLPLEPPAELESELSKKATLPDMEVWLTELCMRTAEAMRRTSSDRVRQNAERIKAYIDNNLTQDISLSSISEYVNYSPTYVSRVFRQHYGASYIDYLNSSRVKLSQELLSARGDLSVKEIGFQVGFNNLQSFFRIFKKYTGMTPLQYRERQDR